The following proteins are co-located in the Primulina tabacum isolate GXHZ01 chromosome 11, ASM2559414v2, whole genome shotgun sequence genome:
- the LOC142517737 gene encoding NAD-dependent malic enzyme 59 kDa isoform, mitochondrial — MMWKAARSAASSLRHSRRWMSTAIPGPCIVYKRGADILHDPWFNKDTGFPLTERDRLGLRGLLPPRVISFEHQYARFMESYLSLQKNTQGQPNNIVSLAKWRILNRLHDRNETLYYRVLIDNIKNFAPIIYTPTVGLVCQNYSGLFRRPRGMYFSAKDKGEMMSMIYNWPGRQVDMIVLTDGSRILGLGDLGVQGIGIPIGKLDMYVAAAGINPQRILPVMLDVGTNNPKLLEDPLYLGLRQPRLEGDEYLAVVDEFIEAVHARWPKAVVQFEDFQMKWAFETLDRYRKRFCMFNDDIQGTAGVALAGLLGAVRAQGRPLTDFANQKIVVVGAGSAGLGVLKMALQAVSRMIESTADSHFFLLDKDGLITKERKVIDPAAAPFAKSHSEIEGLGLGEGSSLIEVVKKVKPHVLLGLSGVGGVFNEQVLRAMRESDSTKPAIFAMSNPTANAECSAADAFKYAGENIVFASGSPFENVDLGNGKVGHVNQANNMYLFPGIGLGSLVSGARIITDKMLQAAAECLASYITDEEIQNGILYPSIDSIRDITAEVGAAVLREAVAEEVAEGHGDVGLKELSHMSKEETVQHVKNNMWFPIYSPLVHEK; from the exons ATGATGTGGAAGGCTGCGAGATCTGCGGCGTCGAGTCTCCGCCATTCGCGGCGGTGGATGTCGACTGCGATTCCTGGACCGTGTATTGTGTACAAGCGTGGTGCAGACATTCTCCACGATCCCTGGTTTAACAAG GATACAGGTTTCCCTTTGACGGAAAGAGATCGTCTGGGGTTACGTGGGCTCCTTCCACCTCGCGTGATATCATTTGAACACCAGTATGCTCGTTTCA TGGAGTCATATTTGTCATTGCAAAAAAATACTCAAGGTCAGCCCAATAATATTGTATCCCTTGCAAAATGGAGAATTTTGAATAGATTGCATGACAGGAATGAAACATTATACTACCGA GTTCTCATTGATAACATAAAGAATTTTGCTCCAATAATATATACTCCAACAGTAGGATTGGTATGCCAAAACTATTCAGGGTTATTTAGACGTCCACGTGGGATGTATTTCAGTGCCAAAGATAAGGGGGAAATGATGTCTATGATCTACAACTGGCCTGGTCGTCAG GTTGATATGATTGTGCTGACAGATGGCAGCCGTATCCTTGGTCTGGGTGATCTTGGTGTTCAGGGAATAGGCATCCCAATAGGGAAACTTGACATGTATGTGGCAGCTGCTGGCATCAACCCACAAAGA ATACTGCCAGTTATGCTTGATGTTGGCACAAACAATCCAAAGCTTCTTGAAGATCCCCTTT ATTTAGGATTGAGACAACCAAGGCTGGAAGGAGATGAATATTTAGCAGTTGTTGATGAATTCATTGAAGCAGTTCATGCACGTTGGCCTAAGGCTGTTGTGCAG TTTGAGGATTTCCAAATGAAGTGGGCTTTTGAGACACTAGATCGTTATCGTAAAAGATTTTGCATGTTTAACGACGACATACAG GGAACAGCTGGTGTTGCTTTGGCTGGGCTCCTTGGTGCAGTTAGGGCACAGGGGCGGCCTTTGACTGATTTTGCGAACCAAAAGATAGTTGTGGTTGGAGCTGGAAG CGCTGGACTTGGTGTTCTTAAGATGGCCTTACAAGCTGTTTCCAGAATGATAGAATCAACTGCAGATTCTCACTTTTTCCTGCTTGACAAAGAT GGTCTaataacaaaagaaagaaaagttaTTGATCCTGCAGCTGCTCCATTTGCTAAATCCCATAGTGAAATTGAAGGACTTGGACTTGGTGAAGGATCCAGTCTCATTGAAGTG GTGAAAAAGGTTAAGCCACATGTGCTTCTTGGTTTGTCTGGAGTTGGCGGTGTCTTTAATGAGCAG GTGCTTAGGGCCATGCGAGAGTCAGACTCCACTAAACCGGCTATTTTTGCGATGTCAAATCCCACAGCAAACG CTGAATGTTCCGCTGCTGATGCTTTCAAATATGCTGGTGAAAATATAGTCTTTGCAAGTGGAAGTCCTTTTGAAAATGTTGATCTTG GGAATGGAAAAGTAGGTCACGTGAATCAAGCAAATAACATGTACCTGTTTCCAGG GATTGGCTTGGGAAGTCTCGTCTCTGGTGCTCGCATCATAACGGATAAAATGCTGCAAGCTGCTGCGGAGTG CCTTGCTTCTTATATAACAGATGAAGAAATTCAAAATGGTATCCTTTATCCTTCTATTGACAG TATTCGGGATATAACGGCGGAGGTCGGAGCTGCTGTTCTTAGAGAAGCCGTTGCTGAAGAAGTT